ATCGAGGCAATTGTTTCACAAGCAGCATCAGAATAATAAGCACCACCACGTTGTTGCAATTGTTCTGGTTTATGATCTAAGTTTTCATCTTTGTAAAGTTCAAATAATTCATGTTCCGTGCGTTTCACCTGCTGTGCTCTCGTTCCGATTGTGCGATATTCCTCTAACGAATGTTCTAACATCTCTTCTTCTTGATAATAATAACGATGATACGCACAAGGAATCATTTTCATTTGCTCTAATAAATCCCGTTCAAAGGGAATGTCATAAATATTTTTTGGTAAACCATTATCTTCTTCATACATTTTATCAATCAGTTCCATCGTTACATCCTGACCATTATTAGCGGCAACTTTATGCCAGTGGAAGTGATTTAAACCGGCAAATTTGTAAATTAATTCATCCGTTTGTTTGCCAATCAAACCTGGTTCAAGCATGGTTGCCATTACGGGTACATTACAAAGACCAATTACTTTATCCCATTTGCCATAGCGCACGACTGCTTCAGTTACCATGCCACTTGGATTTGCAAAATTGACTAACCAAGCATTTGGACACAGGCGTTTCATGTCTTCAACGATATCTAAAATAACCGGAACTGTCCGAAAAGCTTTGAACATACCACCAGCGCCATTTGTTTCTTGCCCTAACATACCGTAATACGCTGGAATGCGCTCATCTTTAACACGAGCATCTAATAGACCGACACGAAATTGCGTTGTGACAAAGTCTGCATCTTTTAATGCCTCTTTGCGATCTAAGGTTAAATGGATTTTCACATCATATGGTGAAGCATCCCACATTCGTTGTGCCATCGCCCCTACAATTTCTAATTTTTCTTTTCCGGCTTCGATATCCACTAACCAAATTTCAGAAATTGGTAGTTCATCATACCGTTTAATAAAGCCTTCCATTAATTCTGGTGTATAACTACTTCCGCCACCAATTGTCGCAATTTTTACGCCTTTTTTCATACCGACAGCTCCTTTGTTTACTTGATAATTTAATTATTGATGAGTTTTAGTCTAAAAACAATAGAATAACAACGAGTTGCTAAAACGTTTACAAATTAAAGAAAATTCATTTTATTTTTTGTAAATAAAATTTACAAATACGATATAATAATTGTAAATAAAGTTAAAAGAGGTTATTTATGCTGATTCAAGAAAAAATTCGCCAAACAAGTTTTTCTGATGCCGAACAAAATGTTGTCGCCTTCATTTTAAAGCGGCCCCAAAGTTTGAACTTAACTATTAAAGAAGTGGCAGAAGCGACTTTTGTTCATCCTTCCACCTTAATTCGTATTGCCAAAAAACTGGATTTTAAGGGTTGGGTCGAATTTAAAAATGCGTTTTTAAAAGAGCAAGACTATTTAACCCATCACTTTCAAACAGTCGATGCTAATCTTCCTTTCACGCCAAATGACGGTTTATTGCGCATCGCCAGTAAATTGGCTCAATTAGAACAAACGACCATTAGCGATACATTATCTTTAATACAACACGACACCTTAAAAATGGCAAAAGATCTTTTACTAAAGGCGCGTATCACAAGAATTTTTGGTAACAACGCCAATACATTAATCGCGCAAGACTTTGCTGTGAAAATGAATCGCATTGGAAAAATCGTTACTACCAGTCAAATCCAAGGGGAAACGGCCTATGAAGCCTATAATTTAACAAAAAATGATACGGCAATCTTAATTTCTTATACTGGCGAAAATAGCACTATCTTACAGACTGCTAAAATTTTAGCTGCACAAGAAGTACCTTTTATTGCAATTACCAGCATTGGCGATAATTCTTTAATGGAAATAGCAACTTGCACCTTACAAATGACAACAAGAGAACGCCTCTATTCAAAGATTGGTAATTTCACAACCAATCTATCGATCACGTATTTACTCGATGTCTTATACAGTGTTGTTTTTGCTGAAAATTACCAGCAAGAATTAGAACATCTAATTAAAATCGGGCAACAAATTGATCATCGTAAGATTAGTTCCACCATTATGTCCGAAAAAAATCAAGTTCCGGTTCAAATCCACGATTCCTTTACCCCAAACTAATGACTCAAATAAGTTTCAGGTGAAAAAGGCGAGCTGACGAAATAGTCAGCTCGTCTTATTTTCTTATGCTAAAGCTGTGATTAATTCATCACTACCACTGGCAACATTTGGTTTATCACTTTCTAAAATATCCAAATAGTCTGCTGAATTGGTTACGATGACTGGTGTTTCAACACTGTAACCTGCAGCTTGGATTGCTTTAATATCAAAGCTCATTAATTTTTGACCGCGTTTTACTTTATCCCCTTGCTTAACATGGGGTGTGAAGAATTTACCGTCTAGTTGTACAGTGTCAATTCCAATGTGAATTAATAATTCTAAACCATTATCAGAAACCAAGCCAATTGCATGTTTTGTCGGAAACAGTGTCATTACTGTACCGTCAAATGGTGCGACAACTTCACCACTTTCTGGTTGGATCAATACACCTTTACCTAAAATACCTTGAGCAAATGCTTCATCTTTTGATGTGCTTAGTGGCATGATGGCACCGTTAATTGGCGCTGTAACAATTTCTTTTCTAACTTCCATTGCGGCTTGTCCTTCTTCAACTTCGACTGTCTCATCTTTCCAGAAGAAGAAAGTTAGTGAGAAGCTGACACCGCAGGCTACTAAGACTGCAATTACTGCTGGGATAACAGTAGACGCATTACCTTCTGGGGTAATGAAGTTAAAGAAACCAAAGATTCCTAAACCCCCCATTGTGTAAGAAGTGACATCATTTAACATTAAAATCAATCCGCCGATTGCCCCACCAATCATAGAGAAAATAAACGGCGTCTTTTTCGGTAATGTAATCCCGTAAATAGCTGGTTCTGTTACCCCAAAAATACCTGAGATGATTGCTGGTGGACATAGTGCTTTTAATTTTTTGTCGCGAAGTTTGAAGAACATTGCTAAGACAACTGCTGTTTGTGAGAAGCTAGCAGCAAATGAACCTGTTAACACTTGTGAGAAACCTTCTTGTGTTACTTGCATAATTGCCAATGGTACAACTGACCAGTGTAATCCAAAGATTACCAACACTTGCCAGAAGAAACCTAAAATTGCACCATATAAAGCTGGTGAGAATGTCATTAACGCTTGGAAACCAGCACTTAATAAATCAGTTAGCATGCTAATGATTGGGCCAATAACTAAAAAGCCAACTGGCAATGAAATTAATAGTACAAAAAATGGTACTAAGAATGTTTGAACAACAGAAGGAATGACACGTTTCATCAATTTTTGTACTTGTGCAGCAAAGGCGATGATGAAAATTACCGGTACAACACTACTTGTATAATTTGCCCCTACCCAAGGAATACCTAAGAAAGTAGTAAATGCTGGCAAACCAAAGATACTATAAGGAGCAGCAGCGCCTTCTTCGACCAAGGCTTGTAATGCAGATCCTTGAATCGTTGGATAAACTAACGCCGCACCAATTGTAATCCCGATCATTGGATTTAAATTGAATTTTTTTGAAGCTGTATAACCTAAGATAACTGGCATAAAGTAAAAAATCGAATCCCCAATTGCATTTAGCATCATATAAGTGCCAGATTGCGCCGTGTAGGTAAACCAACCTAACGTTCCTAAGAAAACTAGTAATGCATTTAGCCCTTTAATCATACCTGCTGCAGCTAATGCGCCTAAGAATGGTTGGAAACAACCACTTAAGATATCAATTAAGCGGTTAAAGATATTGCCGTCACCGCTTGCTTCTTCTGTCTCACCTGAAATTCCCGCTACTTCTAAAACGTCTGCATAGACATCTGGAACGTGATTTCCGATTACAACTTGATATTGACCGCCACTTTTCATTACAGTTACGACGCCGTCCATATTTTTTAGGATATCATCGTTTGCTTTGCCTTCATCTTTTAACTTGAAGCGCAACCGCGTAATACAATGTGTCAAACTATTGATATTTTCTTTTCCGCCTACATTTTCAACAATTTTTTCGGCTAAATCGTGATATTTACCCACACTAATTCCTCCAGTTATTTTTATTTTTTGGTGGCTGTGCCACCTTCATTTTGACGATGGTTCATAATTCGGGATGCAAAAAAACGTAAATGGGTAGTGAAACGATAATAATAAACAGATTCTTCATCAAATTGAACTTTAAAATAATAGCTGACAATCCGAATAATTTCTTGCATCAATTCGGTCATTTCATAAACATTATCATTATCAATTTCAGTTTGGGCATTCACGAGATGTAAGGCAATAAATCCAGCCTCATCAACACCCAAATCAACTTTAAAACGTTTTTGAATCGTCGCCACAGCATCTTTACCAATGCTATATTCTGCCGTAAAAAAGCGTTTGATATCCCAAAGTAATAAATTGGGTACTCGTATTTTCTTTTTTACCCGTTCTACAGCAGTATGCAAGTGATCTGTTAAAGAGATATAAATGGAATCATTTAATGGTGCATTCAATTTTTCTTTACCACAATCAATTATTTCTGTTGCCAGTTCTAAATAACCAATTGGTACATCTTCTAATAGTTCTTGTAACTTGGCATTTAAATCTGTATTAGACAGTCGGTAAGTTTTATCCACTTGTCCTTCAACTACTTCATCGCCAATCTTTTTTTGAAATGCTATCCCCTTTCCCATCACGACAAGCTCGTTATTTCGCTTGTCAGTCGTAATAATTACGTTGTTATTTAAGATTTTTTTGATTTGCATCAGTGTCGGCCTCCACGTCACGCTTTAACTAATCTAAAATTAATCTTCAACTCATTTAGATTATAATTTGATGATACTAATAAGCGTTATCTTTGTCAACGCTTACATAAACTTTTTTGTTTCTTAATTCTATTTTTATTCCTCCCTTCAAAAAATGGACAAACAAAAAACCTAATGAGCGCGCACAAAATAAAGGCATCATCTCATTAGGTTTAGCTTGTATTTAAACAATCACTATCCATTTGTTTGGTCTATTTAATTTAAAGTTATTGTAACAGACGTTAGAAAGCGCTGTCAATGGCTATTGCAAATTTTATTCATTTTAATTCAAAAAATAGAAAATGGCAGGAATTTCTTTATCACCGGAAATCCTGCCATTTTATTTTTAATTAAACTTCACTACTTTGCAATTTATACATTGCAGCATATAATCCATCTTCTGCCAACAAGGTAGCATGATTTCCAGTTTCAACAATTTCACCTTTGTCTAATACTAAAATTAAATCAGCATCTTTAATCGTAGAGAGGCGGTGCGCAATGGCAATGGTCGTTCTACCTTTACGCATTTTGGCCAAACTAGCTTGAATCAAACTTTCTGTCTCAGTATCAATGTTTGCAGTTGCCTCGTCCAATACTAAGATTTTAGGATTTGTAACCATCGTCCGGGCAAAAGATAAAAGTTGGCGCTGGCCACTCGAATAACTCGCTCCTCTTTCAATTACTTTAGCGTGATAGTTTCCTGGCAGTTGATTAATGAATTTATCTGCTTGGACAAATTCTGCCGCTGCTTTAATTTCAGCGTCACTGATATTTGTATTTAACAAACGAATATTTGTGGCAATATCGCCATAAAACATGAAGGCGTCTTGTAAAACTAGACCCATTTTTTCTCGTAGTTCACTCATAGGGTAGTCTTTAATATTTTTATCATCGATCAAAACTTCCCCCGCGTGAAATTCATAAAAACGCATGAGAACATTAATGATCGAACTTTTCCCACTACCAGTATGCCCTACGAGTGCAATTGTTTGACCGGGATTAGCAACAAAGGAAATATCTTTTAACACATCATGCTTACCATCATAAGAAAAGCTAACATGACGAAATTCAATTTTCCCAGCGCCAATTTTAGCATTGGCCTTAGGATTTTGAGCTGGTGTTGCTTCTGTTGTGTCCATGATCTTCAAAATACGACTAGCCGCTACAATTCCGTCGGTGAAAACACTCAAAAAGTCCATCATTTGCGTCATAGGATTAAAAAATCCCTGCACATACGTGGTAAAAGCGTATATCATCCCCACCTCCACTGGAGAATCAAGCGCATCAAAGCCAAATAAAGATAAAGATAACGCAATTGCTAAAGCATATAACAAATTAATAATTGGTGCTAAAAGCAGTGAATTTGTTTTAATCATGGCAAAGCGTGTTTTTAAATAGTCATCATTGATTGTTTCAAATTCACTTTTCAGTCGCGCTTCTTGACGAAATTGTTGGATAATTTGCATTCCTGAAATAGATTCATTTAGCTTGGTATTTAATTGACTTAATTTTTCCCGCATTTGTCGATAAATTTTTGAACTGAATTTTTGATAATACCAAATGACGATTACTAAAATTGGTAAAAAGATTAAATTAATCAAAGCAATTTTTCGATTGATTGAAAACATCGCCACAAAAGATGAAATTATCGCAAAAATACCGGTAAGCACCATCAAAAAAACATACCAAAATTCAAACAATGTCTCCGTGTCATTGGTCACCCGAGAAACGATAGAACCAGCTGGTGTTTGATCAAAATAGCGCATTCCTAGCGTATGCAATTTTTCAAAAAGTTTTACACGGATATACTGAAATGTTTTCAGTGATGCCATGGAGTATAAAAACCATTGGAAAAACCAAATTGTCGCTTTTAACAGGACACCAAAAAAATACAGAGCAGCAAAAAAATAAATAATTTTTTGTGTAGCAGTTTTAGTGGTTAAGTAATCATCCATATAGGTTTGAATAATACGTGGTAGTAAAATATTGACAACTGCTAAGGCCAAGGCAAAAACGATCGCTACAATAAATGTTTTAGCAAAAGGCTTCGCAAATTTAAACATTCGTTTTACAATTTGTTTTTGCTCTTTAAATGAAAGTGATTTGGACCATGCAGATTCTTCCATTAAATATCCCCCCTAGTAATCTTGGCTTCAAGTTGCTGTTTGGCCCACATCTTAGCATACCAACCACCTAAAGCTAGTAATTCTTGATGCGTTCCCCGTTCTATTATTTGCCCTTCTTCAATTACGATGATTTCTTTAGCATGCATAACACTACTCAAACGATGGGCAGCAATAATGGTCGTTTTATTTTGCCGTGCGGCTTTTAAGTTGCTTAAAATCGCTTCTTCTGTTTTCGCATCAACCGCAGAAAGTGCATCATCTAAAATTAAAATTTCTGGTTTGGCAATTAACGCACGCGCGATGGATAATCGTTGTTTTTGCCCACCGGACAACGAAACACCTCGTTCTCCTACTAAGGTATCATAACCTGCTGGCATTTCTTCAATATCCGTGGCAATGTCGGCCAATTGCGCTGCCTGCGCAACTTCACTTTGTGGCAGGGTTGGGTCGATAAAACGGATATTGTCGCGAATCGTAGTCGAAAACAAAAAATGATCTTGTGGAACGTAGCCTAACGAGCCCAGCAAAGCATCTAAGGTGTAGTCTTTAATATTACGGCTACCAAATGTAATTTGACCTGCGTAATCATCAAATTCCCGCAGTAATAATTTCATAATCGTGGTCTTGCCACTACCGGTTTTCCCTACAATGCCTAATGTTTCACCTTCATTTACGACAAACTGCAAATTCTTTAGTGTTTCTTCTTTGCTATTGGGATAATAAAAACTGCGAATTGAAAATTCCAAAGTTCCTTTTGGCGCCTCATGAATTGCATTTTCTTTTTCAATAATATGTGTCTTGTTGCTTAATAACTCCGCTACCCGATCGTAACTGGCGTTGCCTCTTTCTAAAACATTAAAGAGTCGACCAATCGCAAACATCGGCCAAACTAACATCCCGATATAGCTTATAAATGATACCAACTGTCCAATTGTAATCGTATCATTCAAAATAAAATTCCCACCTATGATAATTGTTACAACGTAAGAAAGCCCAATAATTAATGTGATAAAAGGATCAAATAAGGCGTCTAAAAAATTGACTCGTTTATTTTTGACGATTGCATCATCAATCTTCCTTGAAAAATCAGCAATATCTTCTTGCTCTTGACCAAAAGTTTTTAAAACCTTCATCCCGGTAATGCTTTCTTGTGCCTTATCGTTAATATTTGAAAAAGCCTCCTGTGCATCCCGAAAAGCATCATGGAGTTTTGTGCCTAGTACACGTGAGGTCACTGCTAACAAAGGTAATGGTAATAATGCAATCAGCGTTAGCCGCCAATCGATAAATAAAATCATGGCAATAATAGTTATTCCACCGGTGATAAATGAGTCAGCAAAGGTTAATATTCCTGCGCCAGCAACATTTTGAATGGCGTTTAAATCATTGGTTGCATGGGCCATTAGATCTCCTGTACGGTGTTTCTGATAAAAGATTTGATCCATCTTCGTAAAATGATCAAAAAGCTGGCGTCTAAGATCTTTTTCCAAGCGAGCAGCACTGCCCCAGATATTAGTGCGCCAAATATAGCGAAAAATATATTGTGCGACAGCAGCTAAAACTAATACTACAACCCAACCTAAAATAATCTTTAAGTGAATATTATCTTCAGCAATTTCATCAATAATAATTCCAATTACTTTTGGGGGTATTAATTGAAAAATAGCCACTAAAATTAAAGATGTTACACCGATAATGTAGTGCTTTTTTTCCTGTTTAAAAAACCAACCTAACTTTTTAAAAATTGACATAAGTACCTCCTTTTAAATTCCTGCTATCTTTAACTATTACAAGAATAATTTGAAAATTCTATTTAAATTTTTTTGTACCTTTGAATAAAGGGCACAAAAAAGACGGACTGAAAAATTCAGCCCGTCACGACAGAAAACCAAAAGATTATTTTTTCCCTTGGTTTTTCATTTGCTGCATCATTTGACGAATTTTTTTCTCTGATGGTTTTTGGCCCATCGACATCATCATTGAACGTAACATTTCCTCGTTAACGGGAGGATTTTTTTCCAAATAGTCTTTCATATATTTACGGGCTAAGAAAAAGCCACCGACTGCACCTAGTAAAGCTGCAATAATTGCAATAAGTACTACGATTGATGTTGACATGAAAATCTCTCCTTTCTTCTATAGTCTCACTGTGTCATTTTACTAGAAAAGCAAGCAAATGAAAAGAGCTTTTCGCAAGGCAAAACAAAGTAAGCGTTTTCAAATTATAAAAAACATGCTATGCTAAATTTATAAATTTTTTTGAGGTGAGTGCAATGGAAGAAAAAACTTTAATTATTATTAAACCAGATGGCGTCAAACGTCATTTAGTCGGTCGTATTATCAGTCGCTTTGAAGAACGCATGCTGACAATTGAAGCAATGCGCTACGGTATGTTAACTAAAGAAACCGCCAAAGCCCACTATGCTCATCTTGCTGATAAGCCTTTTTTTCAAGATATTATTGACTACATGACATCAGGTCCTGTTGTTTTTATCGTTTTAAAAGGTGAAAATGCAATTGAAATGGTGCGTAAAATGATTGGATCGACTAATGCCTTAGAAGCTGCACCTGGCACAATTCGTGGCGATTTTGCCACCAATAAGTCGCAAAATGTTATTCACGCTTCTGACTGCGCTGCTGCAGCAGACGTGGAAATAAAACGCTTCTTTAGCAAAGCGCAGTTGGCGACAGCCAAACATTCCTCTTAAAAAAGACTTCACAAACTAGCTTTTAGTCACTAAGAACTAGTTTGTGAAGCTTTGAAAATTTTGCTTTATTAAAAGGTGAAGGCCGAAAAAAACTAGAAATGAATATTTCTTCTACGTGCTTTATTCACCTGAAAATTTTATACTCTCCTTATAATCTATAAAAAGTCAAATACCGCCCTACGCTTAGTTGTGGCGGTATTTGACTTTTTTATTTTAGAAATTTAAATTTATTGCGCCATAATTTTTTCTAATAAATCTGGATCAAAAACGCCGCTACGCAACATGGCAATTTCAAATTTATAAGGAGGCTTTTTATTTTTTTTATCTTCTCCAACATATGGCGTTTCAAGGATTTTAGGCAATGTTGCTAATTTTTCGTGATTGGCAATATAATGTAGTGCATTAAACCCAATTGTTCCAAAACCTAAATTGGCATGCCGGTCTTTTTTTGCACCGCGTATATTTTTAGAGTCGTTTAAATGAACGACTTTTAAACGTTCTAACCCGATCACGCGGTCAAATTCCGCTAACACGCCATCGAAATCGTCTTTCACATTATAACCAGCATCGTTAGTGTGACACGTGTCAAAGGTAACGGACAGTTTATCATTTAGCGTGACGCCGTCAATGATTGCTGCTAATTCTTCAAAACTACGGCCGATTTCTGTGCCTTTTCCTGCCATCGTTTCTAACGCAATTTGAGGAATTTGGTCTTTTGTTAAAACTTCATTTAATCCTTTAACAATTTGTTCAATCCCCGCTTGTGGCCCTGCGCCAACGTGGGCACCAGGATGTAAGGTAATTTGTTTGGCACCAAGTTCTTGAGCGCGCATAATTTCTGAACGTAAAAATTCAATGGCAAATCCAAAATTCTGAGGCTTAATTGTATTCCCTAAGTTGACGATATAAGGTGCATGAACGACAAATTCGTGCATCTCGTTTTCTACCATCATTTTTTTACCCGCGGCAATACTAGCTTGGTCCATCTCACTACGACGTGTATTTTGGGGAGCGCCAGTATAAAGCATAAACGTATTCGCTTCATAACTTAATGCTTCTTCAACTGAAGAAGCTAAGGCCTGACTAGCTTTAAAGGAAACATGAGAACCGATTAACATATCTTCACTTCTTTCATAACTATTTTTTATTATTGTAAGCAAGCTTCTAGCAAAAAGAAATCTTTACGCTCAATTTTAGCGATAAATAAAAATCAAAGCCGTCATAAGTGGTAAACTAATTAAAAAACTAAGCGAAGAACAAAAGCCCACACTTTCTTCATCACTTCCAGATAATACGGCATTCATGACATTAAAAATTGGAATGGGCGTAACTGCTAAAATGCTCAATACTAACTTCATTAAGTGATTTATTGGTGTAAAATAGACAATTACAACTAAAATAAGACCGATTGTATATCTTAAAAGAAGTGTTTTTAAAACTAATAACCAAGCATAGTGAGGCAGCTTAAACTCCAAATACAGCCCAATCATGAACATTGATAAAAAAGTATTGGCGCTAGCGATAGGTGCTACCACCGTTATCAGCATTTCAGGGATTGCAATACTGGCTGTCCGTAACAAAAGCAGCACAAGGTAACACATAAAAGGGACACTGCGCCCTAGTTTTTGCAGGAATGCTTTTAAATTAAAGACATAATTTTCCCCAGTCAACGCCTCAACTACTAAACCTGTTCCCCCTGCTAACATTATCGAGTTGCCAATATCAAAAAGTGAAATCAAGGGAATGGCTTGCGGGATAAAGCTTTGCGCAAAAGGTAAAGTAAAATTGCCAATGTTAAAACCAGATCCCATGTAAAGGCTAAAGGAAAGTTCCCTTTGGCTTTGTCGCCCTTTAAAAATGCGTAAAAAAAGCAATTGAACTAACGTAAAGAAAACTGCAATTGCGATTAATGCTGTGATGTTAAAAGAAACATTCAGTTGCGCTAAGTTCACCACAATCGCCGCCGGGAGTGTTAAATTTAAAATGATCTGTGAAAGACGGTTGCCATCGGCTTTACTAAAAATCCCGAAGCGTTTAAACAGATATCCTAAAAAATAATAAATAATAAACTAAACGCACTGATTAAAATCTCTTTCATTTCTATTTCTCCTTAAAAATTCAATTCTTTATTTGGATTTGGCACTGTTTTCCCTATTAATTATTTTAACATTTTTCTTTTTCAACTCTTTTAACAAGTCCAAAACTGCTGCAAAAAAGTATTTTACCCCCATTTCAATCCTTAAAAGTTTGGTTTTTTCTTAGTATTTCCCCACCATAATAGTAGAAATCTATCTATTTAAGAACTTTTTTGCTATAATGACACGGTAAATTTAAAACTGAGGTGAAAGTCATTGCCTAAAAAGCAAAAACATCATGATGAGCCTTTTTCTGATCGAAAAAAGGGCTGGTTTTACTTTAATATTTCATTACGGGTCTTACATTCCTTAATTTTAGTTGGAATTTCGTGTCTGATTATTGGTGGTGCATTAGCGCTAGGGATTGGTGCCGGTTATTTCGCTTACTTAGTCGAAGACACACCTGCTCCTAATAAAACCACAATGCAAAAAGAACTGGGAGATGTTTCGCAAACTTCCAAATTAACATACGCCGATAACAGTTCGATCGCTACTATCCGTTCTGATTTATTTCGAACATCAGTAAAGTCAGATCAAGTTTCTGACCTACTAAAAAAAGCTATTATTGCCACCGAAGATGAATATTTTTATGAACATAATGGCGTTGTACCAAAAGCTGTTGTCCGTGCGCTGTTATCAGAAGCAACTGGTTTTGGCGGTGGAGGTGGTTCTACTTTAACCCAACAATTGGTCAAGCAGCAGGTTTTAACTAGCGAAACCACCTTCAAGCGCAAAGCCAATGAAATTCTTTTGGCCATGGAAGTTGAGAAGTTCTTTAGTAAAGACGAAATTGTGACAATGTATTTGAATGTCTCTCCTTTTGGGCGAAATAATAAGGGTCAAAATATCGCGGGTGTTCAAGAAGCAGCAAAAGGTATTTTTGGCAAAGATGCCAAAGACGTCAACTTACCGCAAGCAGCTTTTATTGCGGGTCTACCGCAAAGTCCTATCGTTTACAGCCCCTTTGATAATACTGGCAAATTAAAAGAAAACGTCACTGCCGGCCTAGAACGAAAAGATTTTGTTCTATTTAGTATGTATCGCAACCACGACATTAGTAAAAAAGAATACGAAGCAGCGAAAAAGTATGATTTGAAAAAAGATTTCTTAAAACAACAAACGCAAAATAATGACGACCATGGTTTCTTATATTATACCGTTATGAACGAAGCTAAAAGTATCGTCGCACAAAAGTTAGCCAAAGATGACGGCGTTTCAACACAAGATTACGAAAAGAAAAAAACAAAAGAAGCTTATCTTGAAAAAGCACAAAATGAGTTAGTTAATGGTGGTTACACGGTTAAATCAACTATTGATAAAAAGATTTATGACGCCATGCAAAAAGGTGTCGCAGAATACGGCTACATGTTAGATAATTACAGTGGTGATAAAATCGAAGTCGGAAATGTCATGATGGATAATGCCACCGGCAAAATCTTAGGTTTTATTGGAAGTCGCGATTTCAGCGATAACCAAAACAATCACGCCTTTGATACTTCACGAGCTGCCGGTTCAACGATTAAACCGATTTTAGTATATGGCCCAGCCATTGACCAAGGTCTAATTGGCAGCCAAAGTCGCATCTCAGATTATCCAGCGAAATGGAAAGCTGGCGAAGATGCCGGTAAAGAAATCGTCAATGCAACCAATAAAGGATCCAAAACTTTCCAAACCGTCGAAGATGCATTAGCTGAATCAACCAACATTACAGCCTACCATGTGTATCAAGAATTACAAGAAAAAAAATCTGCGGATTTCGTCTATGACAATTATTTGGCTAAAATGAATTTCCCAGCCAACAATTCTTGGAATGTTGAATCTGCTCCGCTTGGACCAATGGATGTGACAACGGTTCAACAAACAAATGGTTTCCAAGCTTTAGCCAACGGCGGCGTCTACCAACAAGGTTACTTGATTGAATCGATTACTGACAGCCAAGGTAAAGCTATTTATCAACATGAAAACAAACCCGTTCGCGTCTTTTCTAAAGCAACAGCTTCCATCATGAACAATTTGATGCGTAATGTCTTAAGCCAAGGAATCACTACCCCGTTTAAATCGACAATTAGTAATTTGAACTGGTACCTAGGTCAAGCAGACTGGGTTGGTAAGACTGGGTCTTCTGATTATTACCGTGATTCATGGTTAATTGTCTCGACACCAAAAGTTACGATTGGTAGCTGGTCTGGGATGGATAGTCAAAAA
The DNA window shown above is from Enterococcus montenegrensis and carries:
- a CDS encoding ABC transporter ATP-binding protein; translation: MSIFKKLGWFFKQEKKHYIIGVTSLILVAIFQLIPPKVIGIIIDEIAEDNIHLKIILGWVVVLVLAAVAQYIFRYIWRTNIWGSAARLEKDLRRQLFDHFTKMDQIFYQKHRTGDLMAHATNDLNAIQNVAGAGILTFADSFITGGITIIAMILFIDWRLTLIALLPLPLLAVTSRVLGTKLHDAFRDAQEAFSNINDKAQESITGMKVLKTFGQEQEDIADFSRKIDDAIVKNKRVNFLDALFDPFITLIIGLSYVVTIIIGGNFILNDTITIGQLVSFISYIGMLVWPMFAIGRLFNVLERGNASYDRVAELLSNKTHIIEKENAIHEAPKGTLEFSIRSFYYPNSKEETLKNLQFVVNEGETLGIVGKTGSGKTTIMKLLLREFDDYAGQITFGSRNIKDYTLDALLGSLGYVPQDHFLFSTTIRDNIRFIDPTLPQSEVAQAAQLADIATDIEEMPAGYDTLVGERGVSLSGGQKQRLSIARALIAKPEILILDDALSAVDAKTEEAILSNLKAARQNKTTIIAAHRLSSVMHAKEIIVIEEGQIIERGTHQELLALGGWYAKMWAKQQLEAKITRGDI
- a CDS encoding YneF family protein, encoding MSTSIVVLIAIIAALLGAVGGFFLARKYMKDYLEKNPPVNEEMLRSMMMSMGQKPSEKKIRQMMQQMKNQGKK
- the ndk gene encoding nucleoside-diphosphate kinase — protein: MEEKTLIIIKPDGVKRHLVGRIISRFEERMLTIEAMRYGMLTKETAKAHYAHLADKPFFQDIIDYMTSGPVVFIVLKGENAIEMVRKMIGSTNALEAAPGTIRGDFATNKSQNVIHASDCAAAADVEIKRFFSKAQLATAKHSS
- a CDS encoding deoxyribonuclease IV; amino-acid sequence: MLIGSHVSFKASQALASSVEEALSYEANTFMLYTGAPQNTRRSEMDQASIAAGKKMMVENEMHEFVVHAPYIVNLGNTIKPQNFGFAIEFLRSEIMRAQELGAKQITLHPGAHVGAGPQAGIEQIVKGLNEVLTKDQIPQIALETMAGKGTEIGRSFEELAAIIDGVTLNDKLSVTFDTCHTNDAGYNVKDDFDGVLAEFDRVIGLERLKVVHLNDSKNIRGAKKDRHANLGFGTIGFNALHYIANHEKLATLPKILETPYVGEDKKNKKPPYKFEIAMLRSGVFDPDLLEKIMAQ
- a CDS encoding AEC family transporter — protein: MNLAQLNVSFNITALIAIAVFFTLVQLLFLRIFKGRQSQRELSFSLYMGSGFNIGNFTLPFAQSFIPQAIPLISLFDIGNSIMLAGGTGLVVEALTGENYVFNLKAFLQKLGRSVPFMCYLVLLLLRTASIAIPEMLITVVAPIASANTFLSMFMIGLYLEFKLPHYAWLLVLKTLLLRYTIGLILVVIVYFTPINHLMKLVLSILAVTPIPIFNVMNAVLSGSDEESVGFCSSLSFLISLPLMTALIFIYR